A single region of the Manihot esculenta cultivar AM560-2 chromosome 12, M.esculenta_v8, whole genome shotgun sequence genome encodes:
- the LOC110628240 gene encoding serine/threonine protein phosphatase 2A 59 kDa regulatory subunit B' eta isoform: protein MFKQILSKLPRKSSKSTENRDHGGNLANSNNSNGSRSSDIGAKSAKLNITSVTANNSASDTGQNHGKNIQQGLTSKLNGVLGFSSYEGLPELRDVPNSEKQNLFIKKLNLCCIVFDFSDPTKNLKEKDIKRQTLLELVDYVTSVNGKFTETVMQEVIKMVSANLFRTITPQPHENKVVDGVDLEEEEPSMDLAWPHLQLVYELFLRFVASPETDVKPAKRYIDQSFVLKFLDLFDSEDPREREYLKTILHRIYGKFMVHRPYIRKAINNIFYQFIFETEKHNGIAELLEILGSIINGFALPLKEEHKLFLIHALIPLHKPRCLAMYHQPLSYCVTQFVEKDNKLADAVIRGLLKYWPQTNCSKEVMFLNELEEILEATQPAEFQRYMVPLFQKIARCLNSSHFQVAERALFLWNNDPIENLIIQNRKVILPIIFPALEKNTRNHWNQAVRSLTLNVRKIFDDLDPELTNECLHEFEEAERKQEETKARREAKWKHLEELATQKASSNKAS from the exons ATGTTCAAACAGATACTCAGTAAGCTTCCAAGGAAGTCGTCTAAATCAACTGAAAATCGTGATCATGGTGGAAATCTTGCCAACTCAAATAATTCCAATGGCTCAAGAAGCAGTGATATTGGGGCTAAGTCAGCAAAGCTGAATATCACATCTGTAACAGCAAATAATTCTGCATCAGACACTGGACAAAACCATGGTAAGAATATTCAGCAAGGTTTGACTTCAAAGCTGAATGGAGTTCTGGGGTTTTCTTCATATGAGGGATTGCCTGAACTTAGGGATGTTCCAAATTCTGAGAAGCAGAACTTGTTTATAAAAAAGCTTAACCTTTGTTGTATTGTATTTGACTTCAGTGATCCGACAAAGAATCTCAAAGAAAAGGACATCAAGCGACAGACGTTGTTAGAGCTGGTAGATTATGTAACTTCTGTGAATGGTAAATTCACAGAAACTGTTATGCAAGAAGTTATAAAAATGGTGTCTGCAAATTTATTCAGAACAATCACTCCTCAACCACATGAGAATAAAGTTGTAGATGGTGTTGATTTGGAGGAGGAGGAGCCTTCTATGGATCTTGCATGGCCACACTTGCAGCTTGTGTATGAGCTTTTCTTAAGGTTTGTGGCATCACCTGAGACAGATGTAAAACCAGCTAAAAGATACATTGATCAATCCTTCGTTCTTAAGTTTCTGGATTTATTTGATTCTGAAGATCCCAGGGAAAGGGAGTACTTGAAAACAATTCTCCATCGCATTTATGGCAAATTCATGGTGCATCGACCGTATATCAGGAAAGCTATCAATAACATTTTCTATCAGTTTATTTTTGAGACTGAGAAACATAATGGGATTGCTGAACTTTTAGAGATTTTGGGTAGCATTATCAATGGGTTTGCTTTGCCACTAAAAGAGGAGCATAAACTGTTCCTGATTCACGCTTTAATTCCTCTGCATAAGCCAAGATGCTTGGCAATGTACCATCAACCATTGTCATACTGTGTTACACAGTTTGTGGAGAAAGACAACAAGCTTGCTGATGCTGTAATAAGGGGTTTACTGAAGTATTGGCCTCAAACTAACTGCTCAAAGGAAGTCATGTTCCTGAATGAGCTGGAGGAAATTTTGGAAGCAACTCAGCCAGCAGAATTTCAGCGTTATATGGTGCCCCTGTTCCAGAAAATTGCTCGGTGTTTGAATAGTTCACACTTTCAG GTGGCAGAGAGAGCATTGTTCTTGTGGAACAATGATCCCATTGAGAACCTCATCATACAAAACCGTAAGGTTATACTGCCCATTATCTTCCCTGCTCTTGAGAAAAATACTAGAAACCACTGGAATCAAGCTGTCCGTAGCTTGACTTTAAATGTCCGAAAGATTTTTGATGATCTGGATCCCGAGCTAACCAATGAATGCTTACACGAGTTTGAAGAAGCGGAAAGGAAGCAAGAAGAAACTAAAGCAAGACGTGAAGCCAAATGGAAACATTTAGAAGAGCTTGCTACTCAGAAAGCTTCAAGCAACAAAGCAAGCTGA